The Vitis vinifera cultivar Pinot Noir 40024 chromosome 18, ASM3070453v1 region CCTTTTTTGAGCCAAGTCTGGCCTTTATTATATTGATTCCTTTATTGATATTGCTAAACTCTAGATCATTCCCCACTGTATCATGTAGAAGTTCTTGCTGTAGTTGAAGTTGAGAACCCTTATTGAATGTCTCTCTCACATCTTGAAGAAAGCTTGCACTAGTGAATTGATATTGGATCTCATTATAAACAATCTTGGCAATGGTAGTTTTATCAATTCCACCAGGTCCATAGATCCCAACCACACGAATGTCATTCAAGTCACTacttaataatgattttaattcttttaggCGAAAACCCATCCCAACTATATCATCGTTAATGTGCaaaagcttagaattcattgATCTTTTAAAAATCTGGATAACAATTTCCTTAATGTGCTTTGACTCATACCTGCCAATTATAAAGTACAATTTAACACTTCATGAGTTATAATGAATTGCAAAAAGATAACAAATATAAAGTAAATTTAGTGATATTTACTTGATTTTGTCAATAAAACAAAAGTTAGGGCATTTAGGATGtaaaaagtattaaaagaaCCCAATATATTGGGCATTTTATAGACAATGAGAAGGCAACAAGTTTTGAGCCTAGTGTTAATAAGATCACAAAACAAGCTTTACTATACAAAATTATTAACTTGTTAATTCATGATTTAAGACAACTAAATCCTTACAACTTAATTAAATCAAAAGCACAAATTAAGGAAGTTGAAGTTACCCATCATTCACATGGAAGCCACTTAGATTGCTTGCTTCAGTCAAGGAATCCCTCCACCTTTGCACCTTTTTCGCATCTACATTTCTTtcatgaatggaaaatgcttCTCCGAAGCTCCCTGTTTGCTTTCGCACATCAAAAGGATCCACGTGGTAGAACACCGGCAAGACTATTTGTTCCATTTCTTCCCTGCAATCCATGATCTTCGCTAACTCATCCAAACACCACTTGGAATGAGCATAGTTTTTTGAGAACACAACTATGGAAATTCTTGATTCTTCAATAGTTTTCAAAAGTTCTGATTCGATCTCCTCTCCTCTTTCAAGTTGATCGTCTCTAAAAGTCTTAATCCCCATCCCATccaaatttatgaataaatgaTCCGTAAAATTGTTGCGGGTATCTTCACCTCTAAAACTCAAGAACACTTCGAACTCATATTTACGGACTGaggtagaagaagaagagggttttTGGGTAGAGGAAGCCATTGTTGGACAGTTTCTGGATGAAAGCTTAGAGAGAGTTGAGGATTAACTTGTGCTTAGTCAATACTTGATATGCCCACATATGAAGCCATTGTTGGGTCCTCGTATGAAGCAAaactgttctttttttttttttggtaggggTGGGATGGGGGGTTGGATTGTAAAAAGCAAACATCGATTCTCCCAATACATGCAAGCAGGTGATCGGtggcttttaaaaaaatataaagaaggaCCACCCACCACAAAACCCGTCAAAgccttaaattaaaatttcatatttcgGTATTATGGCCATTGGCCCTTTCCTTTGACCATATGAAAGCAAAACTTCCATGGGCAATTTAATATATAGTTTATTCCTCCCtcctaaattttaatttaaattcaattaattttaattattttatttttcatattctatttaatatattattaaaaatataaaaatatcataataatctTATCAATGAGtctttctttattaaaaataaataaacttgaatataaaattgttaacatttttaaacataaaaatatatacatatatcattatttcttttatattttaaataaaaatcatcattttaaaCGCATGCTtgattacttaaaaaataaaattttaataaattaattaattttaattatattattattaaatttcatttaaatttaaatttccatcttatgcaaatttcataaatttgaaagcatatcatattaaattttccaaaattaaattatattttatggaCTTAGAAATCTTTCAGgaactttaaaaatattaaagccattataaattttattttattcaagttttaaaaataaaatagttatggattttattttatttgagtatattaaatcactttaaatacattttaaaatgaaaaagtttgttttgtttgaagttcttaattaatttattagagaaacattaaaattaaaaattgtgaGATGTACCAAGAGTCATTTATTCACAATGATAAAAGGGAGGTGTGTGGCTTTTAAAAGAATATGAGGAATGACCCACCcaccacaaaattcaaaagcatCTTTATTTTCTAACATTTGCATTTTATTTACAATGGTAAAAGAGAAATGAGTGGGATGTTGAGTGGCCTTCAAAAGAATATAAGAAAGGATCCGCCCACCCCAAAATTCAAAACCACCATTGTTTCTTACCATTTGCATTTGGTTCACAATGGTAAAAAAGTAATGGGTGAGAAGTGgctttatttaaaacaatacaaGGACCCATCCACcacaaaaattcaaaagcacCTTTGTTTCCTAGCATTTGCATTCCaaacaacttcattttttttctcttcattcattttCACTGTCCAATGGTAGATGGGTTCATTTGAACCCACCATGTTGAACAATTGGTAATCTACCATTGTTATAGGAAAGGTTGAAGGTAATGTTTGAGCTATTTcttctctaaaataaaaataaaaactttctcatcttggaaaattccaacatcctTAGCGGGTAGAAAACAAGACTTCATAAAATGAAAAGATTCATTTGTTATTCAACACAAGGCTCCTTCCTTGGCTTTTTCCTTTGTGTATTTTTTATGTGACTTggtgaaaaattattatttattttgagttaTATTATTTTGAGTTACCATTTGATAGGTTGCGTTGGTTTTTAGTAAAAAAGTTTTTCATGGTATTTGTTTGTTGGTGTTACAAATTCTtgatcatattattattattattttatcataaattattttgaatataaatataaataagatgATAGCTTAATCAATTCTTAGGTGGTAAGATAAAGATAATAATACCACAATtctcatcataaaaaatattgaaaaaaataaaatctgaaAATGAGAATGGTCTAACCTTGTTGTTTCCGCATCTCTACCtatcaataaattaaagtacaataaaacaaatgaaaagaaaaacctcttattcatatttattatctataaagtttcttctttattcttgaattatttaaaaataaataccacaaatgaaatttatgaattAGGACCTacaaatattaaatgaaattgataattattgaaaaagaagctttttttccttaatatttgtCTTTCTACCACCATTAGGATAATAACATTAAAGAGGAATTGTAATTATGCCTCATTCACTACTATTGTCAAATTCAAAACTCTCCAAAAAATATTGGTAGTTTGAAGTGTCTCAAAgtcatatttaatttaacttttttgaTCTATTTTTCCCTTTGACCAATCAaccttaaattaaaatttccattttttgctACTTTCACCGGTTTCAATATAGTTGCCATGGCTCCTTTCCCTTTTGAGGGGTCCAACCCAATATCCCATATGAAGGCAAACTTCCTGACCAATTGGGCAATTTAATATATAGTTTATTCTTTCCTcctaaattttaacttaaatttaattaatttttttttaatattctgtttaatatattattaaaaatataaaaatatcataataatttcaTCAATGagattttctttattaaaaaaataaactaggatataaaattgtatttaacatttttagacatagaaatatatacatatatcattatttcttttatatcttaaaTAACGATCATCATTTCAAACACACGTttgattactaaaaaaaataaaattttaataaattaattaattttaattatcttatcattaaatttcatttaacttattgtgaaaatgtaaaaaccatcataatgatattttcaaaatgatctttttattttttagtatggtatttagatattatatatatatagatgtataacataaaatttaaaaataaattaaacaataattatacatatatcattagttattttatatcctaaaatacattcaaactacaaagaatattattttaataataaatgtggtTAATAAACTTATTTAAGAATCTGACAAAGATTTATCATACATAAAtagttttctttaataaaatgacTTCAATATGTATTATTGAagttatgatattattttttaaaaaagttttttccaatattttccaATTAAATATACAAGAAAAACATGTATAATAACTAGAAAAAGATAGTCtaatatatatagtaaaattaGTTCCTActcatttttattgtataaaaaaaaaatattttggtagaaaaaaagttttatatatCTATACATGAGGAGCTAGTGGCTACCCATGATAAAAGTGGTGTCAATCACATTCTCCTTTTAACacaatatttctttatttttttcattatcattttcattcaaTCATACGGGTTTTGTGTAAACATTTATTTCAATGCTTTTGTTTCTCTATGTTCTAATACTTATATTAACTCATGTATATCTTTCTCTTCCTCCAatctaaaactataaaaaataatgctAAATAATTATGTTTAAGTCAAAGCATTTTACTTTGGTTAAAGAATATATAGTATAAATatctttgaatttgaaaaataattatataatgaacCACTAAATTTATCCACAAAATAAACTTGCAAAATGTTgcaagttaaattatattttttttaatcaaaattggattgaaaaagaatcttatgaatattttaaaatttacatcttTCTACTTTAATATCGTCCAAGTCACAGGTGGTGGGAATAGTTAAAAATAGAGTGGCGAATAAGTGTCTAATACTTAAGAATTTGTCCAATAGTTCAGATAAAATACTACAACGAAAAGCGAAACGCAAATTAAAAGTGTCAAAGAAAAGGATTTCAAATAGTGTTTCACTTAATAATATgaaagtaattattttaaaagaaaaataaaaaagatgaatGACTTCTTGTACAACCACtcttttcaaatatataaaatttgccTAATAATTTAGACCAAATATTACAACAAAAGGCAAAATACAGGTCAAGAGTGTAAGAGAAAATGATTTCAAATAGTGCGCCATTCAATAATATgaaagtaattattttaaaagaaaaataaaacagatGAATGATTTCTTGTACAACCACTCTTTATATATACATACTTTTGTATTATGCCAAAATCATTGTTGGCATTGTGGGCACCCCCGTAAATGGGGAAAACGGGCCTACCCAAAGAAATATCCATTGAGTTGGGCCAGTTTGGGCCATGATTAAAAGCCCATCTAGCCTAATGGCCTAGTTGACTTAAATAGCCCAACAAGTAAAGTTGGAAATAGAATGTGGGAGGACAACCCATGGGGAGTACTAGAGGCAGTTAATGCTTGGGACGGTAACCGCTTGAAGTGGCTAAAAAGTGGCCCCACGATCTCCATGCTTATTGGTAGCTGAAAGGTATATGAATACAATTGGCaagtctaaaaaaaaaaaaaaaagattgtagCATGAGAAACATTACCTTTTCTTGAAAACCCCAACTAATTTAATCATCGGAGGAAGTGATCCCGAGGTAAAACCGAGTGAGCCTTATGTGGTAGGTATAAGGAAGTGCGTGACAAGGAAATGACTATTGCTCAAGAAATTCTCAGCTCCAACAAGTGGTGCCGTCTATGGGAAAATTCTACATTAATGTAACGTTTTTACTTAGAGCTGAAAAgtagacccccatttttgtTTGGAGTTGGAAGCTTCGCAATGAGAGATAGTCAACTGCGGGATTCAATTAGTATAATAGCTCCTTGGAGGGCCACCACACTAGAGTTTATTCTTGAGGGTTTCGAAAGGCGTTAAGCAGAGTAAGAGAGAAGAATTGAATCCATCATTGTCTAAACAAAGTTGCTAAGGCAAGAGAATGCCTTGTTGCGGACACAACTTGAAGATCAGCATGGTCGCATTTAAGCACTGTATTAGTTAGTAAGTAATCTTGATCACTTATGCTATCAAGACAATAATGACGTGGTGGAACCTTTAGATCGTGTAGTTCCTTTTGGTCAAGTTCCCCACATCATTTTAAGTTCGCATGAAGGATGCCGCCTATTTGACCTCAGGATTCCGAGAATGCTAGTCACTGAAGGCGTAGATGAGGTAGACAACACTCCCGGCATGGACCCCAATCCCCAATGTATTCAAATCCTTACAGCCAACAACAAATGAGGTTCCCCCATGTGGAGGTTGTAGGAGGGTTGACTCGACCCTTGTCTTTGGTAGCTTGGCTCCCACATGGGTGATTGAATGAGTTGCCTTTAGGAGCCACAACTCGCCACCTAAATGATATGATGACAACACCATTCGCCCAACATATTTTGATGTATAAACCCCTGAGAGGATATACCATTCCTAAGTTCGTTATGTATGATGGAACGTATGACCCCTTTGATCATCTGATGCATTATCGACAAATGATGACACTTGATATCGACAATGATGAGCTTCTATGCAAAGTCTTCCCGGCTAGTCTCTAAGGCACTACCTTAGCCTGGTTCCACCAACTTCCCCCTAATTTCGTTCTCTCCTTTAGGGAGATGTCAGAAGTCTCTGTAGCTCATTATTTGTGCTCAGCAAGGTAGAAGTTCAATATCAACAGCCTTTTTAATATGAAGAAGACAGAAAGTGAGACTTTACACTAGTTCATGCACAAGTTCGACCAAGAAATGCTCTAAGTAGAAACACGCAGTATGGATGCTCTGTTATAAGCCTTCAAGCATAGCATTGGATCAGGGATCCCATTTTTTGAATCTCTCTCTAAGAATCCACCAAAAATGATTGATGAATTGTTTAGAAGAGCTAAAAAGTATGCTATGTTGGAAGAGGACTTGCAGGCTGCAGCAAGTCCCGTCTTAGTGTCAACACAAGTGGCACAGACAAAAAAAGATACAGGGAATAAACGCCAAGGCTCGGGGAACCCTTCACAGGGCAAAAAGCCATTTAGGGGTGGTGAGGGCCAAAGACCACCCCAACGATGAACCTCGCTCAATCTGACCTATAGATAGTTACTTCCAATATCCCATATCCCATATGGAAGTAGTCTTCCTCACCAATTGAGTTACTTAACCTCTGTACATATAATTGGATACAATTCAATATATAGTTATTCTTTCTTCCtaaactttaattaaaattaaataaagagtatgtttggcagtgattctagaaaacgtttttaatctttctaacacttgaattataaaaaatttcaagtattaaaaatattagaagcatttcctaaaatcactgtcaaacgagctctaattttaattattatttaacaaaacCTTCTGCTAGATTTTTAAAGTAATGGTTAAGCATTAGTTCTTGTACTTCCGCTTtgttgaaatattattttcaatacatATCATTGCAATAATTGCagtaaatatttttacatttggTTCCAACATTGGTAACCTTTTCCTTAGTTATGttgcttttccatttttaattttttttatataggacTTTATGAGAATTGccctaaataatttttattttcaataatttctgTTTGGATCCGAATTAATAAGAGAGAAATTACCATAAATTAGCttacttcaaatataaataaaatgataactTATACCACTAGAAAAGGTTTGGAAGATGGCAAACAAATCAATGGGTGGAAGTGGaacaagaatgaaaaataataaataaataaatagataaataaaggGGGAAATCCAATTTTATAAGAAGGATTGACCTGGTGATACTTGTACCATTAAAAAAGGATGTGGTTTGGGATACATCAGACATTGGTTGGACATTTCTTAAAAGAGAATATGTGAATTAGGCTAGAAATTAGAGAACTGAAAATTAAGATCATTCATGTCagtaaatgaatattttttaagagatcaatatttatttttgaaaagatgagtTGAGGTTTTCATTAACGAATTCCTAGTAGTTTTTATggaaacaattataaaaatcttaaatttttaatagtttttagaaGTTTATAGATGTCATTCCTATAAGTTTAACCACATTTCTTTCgatataattacaaaattaaaactaaagaGAGAATCTCATCCTACCTTGTTTACTATTATTATGAAATTCCAAATCTCTTTTCTTGATATGTTAAagtctaaaaaaatttaataagtaATATTTAACTAATTGCTTGGTGAAAGAACCGTCATTACTAATTGGAGTGGAAAAAATGAGAACCATGACATAAATTCAAGGGAATAGCTAGATCActacaaataataaattatgtcgattattaaattctaataatatattataaatatgtaaaaagatATACCTTCCATCAACCATCCTATATAATGGTTTAGAAGCATGAAAGAGGGCAATGCAAGTTTTgtacataaaattttaagttgaaTAGAGGGAAGGAAACATGaaaatttcacaaatttttcaCGAAATTTCCTTCAAAAACTGGTAATGGTAAGAAGTTAATGAAGTTTAAATTCTAAACATCCTTTTACATTACATGATTGATTAGTCCGAAATATTGTCCTTAACATCCTCCATGTGACCAAGTGGAGGATCTCATACAGTTTATTGAGAGATGATAAAGACTTTGTTAGTCTTCTCTGATTATAATCCTCAAATGGCAAAAAGAGAGCAGGCAAGCTTCATGTgctagtaataatttttttttatttagtatttgtTGTTTGGATTGAAATAAAATCAAGGatatcatataaaattataataaactattaaatattttattacttttaaattgattaagtgtatattatattatacaCAATGCTAAATTATAGATTCTTCAAAAAATTAAGAAGGATAACTAATTatctttctattaaaaaaataaatggtgCCATTAATTGTTGcaaaataatttacaatatTGGATGATGAGTTGGCTAATAAATGTAGTCCAAtaattaatgaataaataaaaacatttctttttcattttttgaaaaataaaaagttttattttaatttcttttaatccCATGAGGTGACTAGTAAAGGTGGTTAAGAAACCAAATGCTTGCTcatattttgtgtttttcttttcttttcttttaatatttatataaaatttatcttcttttttttttctttcatgtattaaaatttttaaaggtgAGTTCCTTATTTAATAAGAGAAGTAAGTGTGTCTCTCTGTTAGAGTTTAATAATACTCCTTGACTTTTTATTATAGAAAGATGaataatttaatcttaaaacaaaaacaagtatGGAAAATTATAGTAATTCCTATATAAAATGTAACGGTTGTTAGAAATTTATcttgaaaaaataatgattttcaaaaattaagtttttgtacaaaatcaagttttaatttttttttaactatatcataaagtaatttttatttaaattgatatattttatttaaattccttttattattccacaaattttcccttcttttagtgatatgaaaaatatgcatTAAATGTTTAATGagacaaaaataataagaagatgACGATGACCCTATAAATACATTGAAACAATCATATAAAAATGGTCATCAAGCAAAATAATGTTtgtaattaacaaaataattttttcagttTAGGTTTAAGAGAGTTTAAACTAGAGCTCTCAAAGATAGGATTTAATGATACTAGTTGAAATTAtggtaacatttttttatagtatttggATTATGATAGACTacatttgtaattaaaaattgaatatatcTCTTTTTATAAGACACTATGAAATAATTTGTAACATAAttaaaacacaataaaaaaatttaagctaCTTTGGTCACTATGCATATgatcttaataaataaatgagaataaTTTATCAATGTGTCAAAGTCATTCTTGAAAGTACTTGTGGataatttctaataaataaaattatccacacttaaaaacatacaaattaaaatcaacaattcaAATCATCCATGCTTAAAAACATACAAATTAAAATCCACAATCCAAACCACGAGTCTTTTTAATGGTATTCTTATTCTGGTTCAATACTGCATCTCTGCCACCACTTCCAATTCCAGGACCAATAGCTAGTTTCCATTAGCATCCTGACCAATGTTCCATGAGTATAtcataatatcatatttaaaaataaagcaaagtaagagcaaaataaatattaattcatgcTTATAAGATAATTAATGCAATTTGAAAGACATGATAATCGTTTGGCCTACCAATTCATAAATGAAGctctaaataaaaattctagttaattgaaacaaaaattttgcCATGCCAAAATAGCTATTGTAATATgatctttctttttaaattcaataGTTCATTCCAAAGATAAAGCTTTGATAAGGTTCTAagatatttattacaaaaaataaaggagTTTTAACCTTAGATAGACCTAAGAATACGGGATCTCCAAATTTGATAAGATTTTGGggtaataaaaaacaaataaattaaaataaaagttgaaagaaaaaaaagaagaagaaaaaaacctaTTTGAATGACTTGAGCATATCTAATCTCGTATCAAACTTAATATTCTTCCAAGCAtgtaatcttattaaaaattgtcTAGACATTTTTTCCACTAATTTTGGTAAATATTTTAACCTTCAATAATAAAACCAAAGACAAAGAAGACATACCTTGCTGAGAAGAGTTGGAAACTAGAGATGTCTTCAGTTtttttgatttgatttctttgcataacaacctttttattttattgtaatgactaattaagaaaaatagaatctcataatttttaatatattttaatgactaaataaaattaaaaaaatgtaaattt contains the following coding sequences:
- the LOC100258548 gene encoding disease resistance protein RPV1-like encodes the protein MASSTQKPSSSSTSVRKYEFEVFLSFRGEDTRNNFTDHLFINLDGMGIKTFRDDQLERGEEIESELLKTIEESRISIVVFSKNYAHSKWCLDELAKIMDCREEMEQIVLPVFYHVDPFDVRKQTGSFGEAFSIHERNVDAKKVQRWRDSLTEASNLSGFHVNDG